A single Cannabis sativa cultivar Pink pepper isolate KNU-18-1 chromosome 7, ASM2916894v1, whole genome shotgun sequence DNA region contains:
- the LOC133039660 gene encoding zinc finger BED domain-containing protein DAYSLEEPER-like, whose translation MSGQTDSNFEDDVDFVPSTTNEVQSVSNTVDETQNQRKRTSRAWDHFTREKIDGKIKAVCKYCERKLVGESSSGTRHLNSHVKTCPVRKAQLAANPSATTSPSVSFNFDPNLARTKLAQMIVKHEYPLSMVEHSGFIEYSSTLCPMFQMVSRNTIRSDIMKMYKTKKEKCRQNLEKSRSRIAITSDMWTANHQKRGYMAVM comes from the coding sequence ATGTCTGGTCAAACCGATTCTAATTTTGAGGATGATGTTGATTTTGTGCCATCAACTACAAATGAAGTACAATCTGTTAGCAATACAGTAGATGAAACTCAGAATCAGAGAAAAAGAACTTCTCGTGCATGGGATCATTTCACACGAGAAAAAATTGATGGAAAAATTAAAGCGGTTTGCAAGTATTGCGAGCGTAAGCTAGTGGGAGAAAGTTCTAGTGGGACTAGGCATTTAAATTCTCACGTGAAAACGTGTCCTGTAAGAAAGGCCCAACTTGCCGCCAATCCTAGTGCAACTACAAGCCCTTcagtttcttttaattttgatcCTAATTTAGCAAGGACCAAATTGGCTCAAATGATCGTTAAGCACGAATATCCCTTGTCTATGGTTGAGCATAGCGGGTTTATAGAATATTCAAGCACTTTATGTCCCATGTTTCAAATGGTGTCAAGGAATACAATTAGATCAGACATTATGAAAATgtataaaactaagaaagaaaAGTGCAGgcaaaatttggaaaaaagtAGGAGCAGAATAGCCATAACCAGTGACATGTGGACTGCAAATCATCAGAAGAGGGGATATATGGCTGTAATGTGA
- the LOC115697514 gene encoding uncharacterized protein LOC115697514, which translates to MGRTTGQDGRITKVFFMATLVLWLVSILFEIVFNKRSELICVVVGCFFFQLANWVIRFFASPSRDPLFVNTSVSLLHSTIISSSVIFILVNQWLITRGSLSGRVFMFDHSQLFAGTSTWPCAYSALCFSCGYFAYDQLDMLKYRLYNDGWILVHHLILLICFTLALYRNVTINYLILTLICELHSIFLHVRKVRRRMAPGLTKRSMFVRIEWLLNWVTYITARCAAHILITTKLIWDAPKFEKGVELPLALFGMAGMNLLNGFLGVDLFNAYRKEMIQPQNSNHHQE; encoded by the coding sequence ATGGGTAGAACTACAGGCCAAGATGGGAGAATCACAAAGGTGTTTTTCATGGCTACTCTGGTACTATGGTTGGTCTCAATTTTGTTTGAAATCGTATTCAACAAGCGGTCCGAGCTAATCTGCGTCGTTGTTGGGTGCTTCTTCTTCCAATTGGCCAACTGGGTCATTCGCTTTTTTGCCTCTCCCTCTCGTGATCCTCTTTTCGTTAACACCTCAGTTTCTCTCCTCCACTCAACTATTATTTCCTCTTCAGTGATTTTTATTTTGGTGAATCAATGGTTAATAACAAGGGGTTCTTTGAGTGGAAGAGTGTTCATGTTTGATCACTCTCAGTTATTTGCAGGTACTTCAACTTGGCCTTGTGCATACTCCGCTTTGTGCTTCTCATGTGGTTACTTTGCGTATGACCAATTAGATATGCTGAAATACCGATTATATAATGATGGTTGGATTCTGGTGCATCATCTGATACTCCTCATTTGTTTTACTCTTGCATTGTATCGAAATGTCACGATCAACTATCTTATTCTCACACTCATTTGTGAGTTGCATTCAATCTTCTTGCACGTTAGGAAAGTCCGCCGCCGGATGGCCCCCGGACTTACTAAGAGGAGCATGTTTGTAAGGATAGAATGGCTTTTGAATTGGGTTACCTACATTACAGCTAGGTGTGCTGCTCATATTCTCATCACAACCAAGCTTATTTGGGATGCTCCCAAATTTGAAAAGGGTGTGGAGCTACCACTAGCGCTGTTTGGAATGGCCGGAATGAACTTGCTTAACGGTTTTTTAGGAGTTGATCTCTTCAATGCTTACAGAAAAGAAATGATTCAACCCCAAAACTCCAATCATCATCAAGAGTGA